A region of Paralichthys olivaceus isolate ysfri-2021 chromosome 24, ASM2471397v2, whole genome shotgun sequence DNA encodes the following proteins:
- the trak2 gene encoding trafficking kinesin-binding protein 2 isoform X2 has product MFEVKPRAVEKKESSTETDEGLGSSGRHYGSGSLGSGSAGSVYLSDSQDWVVSPSCSPDEGSGQNNAISPLLAEETFRYMILSSDRVEQMTKTYNDIEVVTHLLAERDRDLELAARIGQSLLQRNHLLQERNEAVEEQLAQALDQVHQLQHELSKKDELLRMVASASEESETDSSVSTPLQQPKQPGGTAAAVALSQLESLQSKLQELEEENLVLRSEACQLKTDTITYEEKEQQLVSDCVKELRESNSQMVSLTDELSQKNMELLRHQEEIAQLLSQIVELQHRVKELALEKEELRIHLQASKEAQRQLTVELNELAERNAECVEMLHESHEEIKELRSKNTPSTGMRRHLSYGLYPMDSLAAEIEGTMRRELSVEEETAFQDQRISQKRVFQTVRSVNTVTSRPASATPPIPGSGQSSLVMTAQPFQSNQGEEVRMGQPGSPGGNDLTRALHRLSLRRHNFLSERQFFQAEREKKLQSLAGAEADGESSCCSSPMGSVLSSYSNLSELSFSSSAFKTFLPEKLQIVKPMEGSLTLHHWQQLAKPHLATILDPHPGVVTKGFRPLAQDAVYRLSDMEEDEEDEEHGGTSVLEKGTAERGKEVEDEDEDEDDGGITFKVRYTSTPEERKDRKHSVPPLPVPPLSPTMATSSSLVRSDICLTPALHVAGTSSHSSQPIPRASTATVQPQSQICSSVSTTASSTVQNPGKCQSSTFSTYTFTTCRILHPSDITQVTPSSQSSLMANTPSSMRTGPSTPVTPCRLSLGDSFPPRRPPAPTSSLAKLVLERGISAQVSTDTPPALPKSTPRQPLFCFLPNTPPNSPSHSPSPSPVPSDSRQHPADNFLASRPAELFLQDVYGLNLGRAPHPDLPSPSQNTPAIVPRARPDTVNVGLVERLRRLGFTKVLHGSESEASVPRQDSATFVSAGGGSLLDGLRRNQSLPAMIGARAGKTSGNPKPPLHPTSLALPPPPWGNLKERRRHLASVSHVPSGSAKR; this is encoded by the exons ATGTTTGAGGTGAAACCTCGGGCGGTGGAGAAGAAGGAGTCGAGCACAGAGACAG ATGAGGGGCTTGGCAGCAGTGGGAGGCATTACGGCTCCGGTTCGCTGGGCTCTGGTTCGGCCGGCTCCGTGTATCTGTCAGACAGCCAGGACTGGGTGGTTTCCCCGAGCTGCTCTCCAGACGAAGGCTCCGGCCAGAACAACGCCATCTCCCCTTTGCTGGCAGAGGAGACATTCCGCTACATGA TTCTCAGTTCTGATCGTGTGGAGCAGATGACCAAAACCTACAATGACATTGAAGTGGTCACTCACCTTTTGGCCGAG CGAGACAGAGACTTGGAGCTGGCCGCTCGGATCGGCCAGTCACTCTTGCAGAGGAACCACCTGCTGCAGGAACGCAATGAGGCCGTAGAGGAGCAGCTAGCACAGGCCCTGGACCAG GttcatcagctgcagcatgagCTCAGTAAGAAGGATGAGTTGCTGCGGATGGTGGCCAGTGCCTCGGAGGAGAGCGAGACTGACTCCAGCGTGTCCACTCCTCTGCAACAACCTAAGCAGCCGGGGGGAACTGCCGCTGCAGTTGCACTCAGCCAGCTGGAGTCTCTGCAGAGCAaactgcaggagctggaggaggagaacctGGTGCTGAGGTCTGAG GCATGTCAACTGAAGACAGATACTATCACGtatgaggagaaggagcagcagcttGTGAGCGACTGTGTCAAGGAGCTCC GTGAGTCCAACAGCCAGATGGTGTCTCTGACAGATGAATTGTCTCAGAAGAACATGGAGCTGCTTAGACACCAGGAGGAAATTGCTCAGCTGCTCTCTCAGATAGTGGAGCTGCAACACAGAGTGAAGGAG CTGGCGTTGGAGAAAGAGGAGCTGAGGATCCACCTGCAGGCCTCTAAAGAAGCTCAGCGACAGCTCACAGTAGAG CTGAACGAGTTGGCAGAGAGGAACGCAGAGTGCGTCGAGATGCTTCATGAGTCTCATGAGGAGATAAAAGAACTTCGCAGTAAAAACACGCCCTCTACTGGAATGCGAAGGCACCTGTCCTACGGCCTCTACCCCATG GACTCCCTGGCGGCAGAGATCGAGGGCACCATGAGGAGAGAGCTGAGTGTGGAGGAAGAAACCGCCTTTCAGGACCAAAG GATATCCCAGAAGCGAGTCTTCCAAACGGTCCGCTCCGTCAATACCGTGACATCGCGGCCAGCTTCAGCCACTCCtccaatccctggctcaggacaGAGCTCTCTGGTGATGACTGCACAGCCTTTCCAGTCCAATCAAGG GGAGGAGGTGCGAATGGGGCAGCCCGGCTCTCCTGGAGGAAACGACCTCACCAGAGCCCTCCACCGCCTGTCGCTGCGGCGACATAACTTCCTGTCagagcgtcagttcttccaggCGGAGCGCGAGAAGAAGTTACAGTCCCTTGCAGGGGCGGAGGCAGATggagagagcagctgctgcagctcaccaATGGGCAGCGTGCTCTCTTCTTACTCGAACCTTTCAGAGCTCTCATTCAGCTCCAGTGCTTTTAAGACCTTCCTCCCTGAAAAGCTTCAGATCGTCAAACCCATGGAAG GTTCACTGACGCTCCATCACTGGCAGCAGCTGGCCAAACCACACCTGGCCACCATCCTGGACCCACACCCAGGCGTTGTGACAAAGGGTTTCCGGCCACTGGCTCAGGATGCTGTCTACCGCCTGTCTGACatggaggaagatgaagaggacgaAGAGCACGGAGGGACAAGCGTCCTGGAGAAGGGGACAGCAGAGCGGGGTAAGGAagtggaggatgaggatgaggacgaGGACGACGGTGGGATCACTTTCAAGGTGCGCTACACATCTACGCCTGAGGAGAGAAAGGACAGAAAGCATTCGgtgcctcctcttcctgtccCACCTCTCTCCCCCACAATGGCGACATCGTCCTCCTTGGTTAGGTCAGACATTTGTCTGACACCTGCACTTCATGTCGCTGGCACATCCAGCCATTCATCTCAGCCCATTCCAAGAGCCTCTACAGCAACAGTCCAACCCCAGAGTCAGATTTGCTCCTCAGTATCAACAACAGCATCTTCCACTG TCCAAAATCCAGGAAAGTGTCAGAGCTCCACCTTCTCCACCTACACCTTCACAACCTGCCGCATCCTGCACCCCAGTGACATCACACAGGTCACCCCAAG TTCGCAGTCGTCTCTCATGGCCAACACTCCGAGCTCCATGAGGACAGGTCCCAGTACCCCTGTGACCCCCTGCAGACTGAGCCTGGGCGACTCCTTCCCCCCTCGACGCCCCCCAGCGCCTACCAGCAGCCTGGCCAAGCTGGTCCTGGAGAGGGGCATATCTGCACAAGTGTCCACTGACACCCCACCTGCATTGCCGAAAAGCACACCTAGGCAGCccctcttctgtttcctcccAAACACGCCCCCTAACTCCCCCTCCCACTCgccttctccctctcctgtgCCCTCAGATTCTCGCCAGCACCCCGCCGACAATTTCCTCGCCTCGCGACCAGCAGAGCTTTTCCTCCAGGACGTTTATGGACTTAATCTTGGCCGTGCCCCTCATCCCGACCTACCGAGCCCCTCCCAGAACACCCCAGCCATCGTCCCTCGAGCCAGGCCCGACACAGTCAACGTTGGACTGGTGGAGAGGCTACGGCGGCTGGGATTCACTAAGGTGCTCCACGGCTCTGAATCTGAGGCCTCAGTGCCTCGCCAGGATTCTGCCACTTTTGTGTCGGCAGGCGGAGGGAGCTTATTGGACGGCCTGAGGCGCAACCAAAGCCTCCCAGCCATGATTGGTGCCAGAGCTGGAAAGACATCTGGTAACCCCAAACCTCCACTACACCCCACCTCCCTGGCCCTCCCCCCACCACCTTGGGGAAACCTTAAAGAGCGCCGTCGGCATCTCGCCTCCGTCTCTCATGTTCCATCAGGTTCAGCCAAGCGCTGA
- the trak2 gene encoding trafficking kinesin-binding protein 2 isoform X4 — MPVLNIHNEEVYDNFATEVLSSDRVEQMTKTYNDIEVVTHLLAERDRDLELAARIGQSLLQRNHLLQERNEAVEEQLAQALDQVHQLQHELSKKDELLRMVASASEESETDSSVSTPLQQPKQPGGTAAAVALSQLESLQSKLQELEEENLVLRSEACQLKTDTITYEEKEQQLVSDCVKELRESNSQMVSLTDELSQKNMELLRHQEEIAQLLSQIVELQHRVKELALEKEELRIHLQASKEAQRQLTVELNELAERNAECVEMLHESHEEIKELRSKNTPSTGMRRHLSYGLYPMDSLAAEIEGTMRRELSVEEETAFQDQRISQKRVFQTVRSVNTVTSRPASATPPIPGSGQSSLVMTAQPFQSNQGEEVRMGQPGSPGGNDLTRALHRLSLRRHNFLSERQFFQAEREKKLQSLAGAEADGESSCCSSPMGSVLSSYSNLSELSFSSSAFKTFLPEKLQIVKPMEGSLTLHHWQQLAKPHLATILDPHPGVVTKGFRPLAQDAVYRLSDMEEDEEDEEHGGTSVLEKGTAERGKEVEDEDEDEDDGGITFKVRYTSTPEERKDRKHSVPPLPVPPLSPTMATSSSLVRSDICLTPALHVAGTSSHSSQPIPRASTATVQPQSQICSSVSTTASSTVQNPGKCQSSTFSTYTFTTCRILHPSDITQVTPSSQSSLMANTPSSMRTGPSTPVTPCRLSLGDSFPPRRPPAPTSSLAKLVLERGISAQVSTDTPPALPKSTPRQPLFCFLPNTPPNSPSHSPSPSPVPSDSRQHPADNFLASRPAELFLQDVYGLNLGRAPHPDLPSPSQNTPAIVPRARPDTVNVGLVERLRRLGFTKVLHGSESEASVPRQDSATFVSAGGGSLLDGLRRNQSLPAMIGARAGKTSGNPKPPLHPTSLALPPPPWGNLKERRRHLASVSHVPSGSAKR; from the exons ATGCCTGTTTTAAACATCCATAATGAGGAGGTTTACGATAACTTTGCTACGGAAG TTCTCAGTTCTGATCGTGTGGAGCAGATGACCAAAACCTACAATGACATTGAAGTGGTCACTCACCTTTTGGCCGAG CGAGACAGAGACTTGGAGCTGGCCGCTCGGATCGGCCAGTCACTCTTGCAGAGGAACCACCTGCTGCAGGAACGCAATGAGGCCGTAGAGGAGCAGCTAGCACAGGCCCTGGACCAG GttcatcagctgcagcatgagCTCAGTAAGAAGGATGAGTTGCTGCGGATGGTGGCCAGTGCCTCGGAGGAGAGCGAGACTGACTCCAGCGTGTCCACTCCTCTGCAACAACCTAAGCAGCCGGGGGGAACTGCCGCTGCAGTTGCACTCAGCCAGCTGGAGTCTCTGCAGAGCAaactgcaggagctggaggaggagaacctGGTGCTGAGGTCTGAG GCATGTCAACTGAAGACAGATACTATCACGtatgaggagaaggagcagcagcttGTGAGCGACTGTGTCAAGGAGCTCC GTGAGTCCAACAGCCAGATGGTGTCTCTGACAGATGAATTGTCTCAGAAGAACATGGAGCTGCTTAGACACCAGGAGGAAATTGCTCAGCTGCTCTCTCAGATAGTGGAGCTGCAACACAGAGTGAAGGAG CTGGCGTTGGAGAAAGAGGAGCTGAGGATCCACCTGCAGGCCTCTAAAGAAGCTCAGCGACAGCTCACAGTAGAG CTGAACGAGTTGGCAGAGAGGAACGCAGAGTGCGTCGAGATGCTTCATGAGTCTCATGAGGAGATAAAAGAACTTCGCAGTAAAAACACGCCCTCTACTGGAATGCGAAGGCACCTGTCCTACGGCCTCTACCCCATG GACTCCCTGGCGGCAGAGATCGAGGGCACCATGAGGAGAGAGCTGAGTGTGGAGGAAGAAACCGCCTTTCAGGACCAAAG GATATCCCAGAAGCGAGTCTTCCAAACGGTCCGCTCCGTCAATACCGTGACATCGCGGCCAGCTTCAGCCACTCCtccaatccctggctcaggacaGAGCTCTCTGGTGATGACTGCACAGCCTTTCCAGTCCAATCAAGG GGAGGAGGTGCGAATGGGGCAGCCCGGCTCTCCTGGAGGAAACGACCTCACCAGAGCCCTCCACCGCCTGTCGCTGCGGCGACATAACTTCCTGTCagagcgtcagttcttccaggCGGAGCGCGAGAAGAAGTTACAGTCCCTTGCAGGGGCGGAGGCAGATggagagagcagctgctgcagctcaccaATGGGCAGCGTGCTCTCTTCTTACTCGAACCTTTCAGAGCTCTCATTCAGCTCCAGTGCTTTTAAGACCTTCCTCCCTGAAAAGCTTCAGATCGTCAAACCCATGGAAG GTTCACTGACGCTCCATCACTGGCAGCAGCTGGCCAAACCACACCTGGCCACCATCCTGGACCCACACCCAGGCGTTGTGACAAAGGGTTTCCGGCCACTGGCTCAGGATGCTGTCTACCGCCTGTCTGACatggaggaagatgaagaggacgaAGAGCACGGAGGGACAAGCGTCCTGGAGAAGGGGACAGCAGAGCGGGGTAAGGAagtggaggatgaggatgaggacgaGGACGACGGTGGGATCACTTTCAAGGTGCGCTACACATCTACGCCTGAGGAGAGAAAGGACAGAAAGCATTCGgtgcctcctcttcctgtccCACCTCTCTCCCCCACAATGGCGACATCGTCCTCCTTGGTTAGGTCAGACATTTGTCTGACACCTGCACTTCATGTCGCTGGCACATCCAGCCATTCATCTCAGCCCATTCCAAGAGCCTCTACAGCAACAGTCCAACCCCAGAGTCAGATTTGCTCCTCAGTATCAACAACAGCATCTTCCACTG TCCAAAATCCAGGAAAGTGTCAGAGCTCCACCTTCTCCACCTACACCTTCACAACCTGCCGCATCCTGCACCCCAGTGACATCACACAGGTCACCCCAAG TTCGCAGTCGTCTCTCATGGCCAACACTCCGAGCTCCATGAGGACAGGTCCCAGTACCCCTGTGACCCCCTGCAGACTGAGCCTGGGCGACTCCTTCCCCCCTCGACGCCCCCCAGCGCCTACCAGCAGCCTGGCCAAGCTGGTCCTGGAGAGGGGCATATCTGCACAAGTGTCCACTGACACCCCACCTGCATTGCCGAAAAGCACACCTAGGCAGCccctcttctgtttcctcccAAACACGCCCCCTAACTCCCCCTCCCACTCgccttctccctctcctgtgCCCTCAGATTCTCGCCAGCACCCCGCCGACAATTTCCTCGCCTCGCGACCAGCAGAGCTTTTCCTCCAGGACGTTTATGGACTTAATCTTGGCCGTGCCCCTCATCCCGACCTACCGAGCCCCTCCCAGAACACCCCAGCCATCGTCCCTCGAGCCAGGCCCGACACAGTCAACGTTGGACTGGTGGAGAGGCTACGGCGGCTGGGATTCACTAAGGTGCTCCACGGCTCTGAATCTGAGGCCTCAGTGCCTCGCCAGGATTCTGCCACTTTTGTGTCGGCAGGCGGAGGGAGCTTATTGGACGGCCTGAGGCGCAACCAAAGCCTCCCAGCCATGATTGGTGCCAGAGCTGGAAAGACATCTGGTAACCCCAAACCTCCACTACACCCCACCTCCCTGGCCCTCCCCCCACCACCTTGGGGAAACCTTAAAGAGCGCCGTCGGCATCTCGCCTCCGTCTCTCATGTTCCATCAGGTTCAGCCAAGCGCTGA
- the trak2 gene encoding trafficking kinesin-binding protein 2 isoform X1, translating into MFEVKPRAVEKKESSTETDEGLGSSGRHYGSGSLGSGSAGSVYLSDSQDWVVSPSCSPDEGSGQNNAISPLLAEETFRYMTYLALEPSSYSHPGSQSLSKVLSSDRVEQMTKTYNDIEVVTHLLAERDRDLELAARIGQSLLQRNHLLQERNEAVEEQLAQALDQVHQLQHELSKKDELLRMVASASEESETDSSVSTPLQQPKQPGGTAAAVALSQLESLQSKLQELEEENLVLRSEACQLKTDTITYEEKEQQLVSDCVKELRESNSQMVSLTDELSQKNMELLRHQEEIAQLLSQIVELQHRVKELALEKEELRIHLQASKEAQRQLTVELNELAERNAECVEMLHESHEEIKELRSKNTPSTGMRRHLSYGLYPMDSLAAEIEGTMRRELSVEEETAFQDQRISQKRVFQTVRSVNTVTSRPASATPPIPGSGQSSLVMTAQPFQSNQGEEVRMGQPGSPGGNDLTRALHRLSLRRHNFLSERQFFQAEREKKLQSLAGAEADGESSCCSSPMGSVLSSYSNLSELSFSSSAFKTFLPEKLQIVKPMEGSLTLHHWQQLAKPHLATILDPHPGVVTKGFRPLAQDAVYRLSDMEEDEEDEEHGGTSVLEKGTAERGKEVEDEDEDEDDGGITFKVRYTSTPEERKDRKHSVPPLPVPPLSPTMATSSSLVRSDICLTPALHVAGTSSHSSQPIPRASTATVQPQSQICSSVSTTASSTVQNPGKCQSSTFSTYTFTTCRILHPSDITQVTPSSQSSLMANTPSSMRTGPSTPVTPCRLSLGDSFPPRRPPAPTSSLAKLVLERGISAQVSTDTPPALPKSTPRQPLFCFLPNTPPNSPSHSPSPSPVPSDSRQHPADNFLASRPAELFLQDVYGLNLGRAPHPDLPSPSQNTPAIVPRARPDTVNVGLVERLRRLGFTKVLHGSESEASVPRQDSATFVSAGGGSLLDGLRRNQSLPAMIGARAGKTSGNPKPPLHPTSLALPPPPWGNLKERRRHLASVSHVPSGSAKR; encoded by the exons ATGTTTGAGGTGAAACCTCGGGCGGTGGAGAAGAAGGAGTCGAGCACAGAGACAG ATGAGGGGCTTGGCAGCAGTGGGAGGCATTACGGCTCCGGTTCGCTGGGCTCTGGTTCGGCCGGCTCCGTGTATCTGTCAGACAGCCAGGACTGGGTGGTTTCCCCGAGCTGCTCTCCAGACGAAGGCTCCGGCCAGAACAACGCCATCTCCCCTTTGCTGGCAGAGGAGACATTCCGCTACATGA CGTATCTTGCTTTGGAGCCTTCCTCTTATTCCCATCCCGGCTCTCAGAGCCTCTCCAAag TTCTCAGTTCTGATCGTGTGGAGCAGATGACCAAAACCTACAATGACATTGAAGTGGTCACTCACCTTTTGGCCGAG CGAGACAGAGACTTGGAGCTGGCCGCTCGGATCGGCCAGTCACTCTTGCAGAGGAACCACCTGCTGCAGGAACGCAATGAGGCCGTAGAGGAGCAGCTAGCACAGGCCCTGGACCAG GttcatcagctgcagcatgagCTCAGTAAGAAGGATGAGTTGCTGCGGATGGTGGCCAGTGCCTCGGAGGAGAGCGAGACTGACTCCAGCGTGTCCACTCCTCTGCAACAACCTAAGCAGCCGGGGGGAACTGCCGCTGCAGTTGCACTCAGCCAGCTGGAGTCTCTGCAGAGCAaactgcaggagctggaggaggagaacctGGTGCTGAGGTCTGAG GCATGTCAACTGAAGACAGATACTATCACGtatgaggagaaggagcagcagcttGTGAGCGACTGTGTCAAGGAGCTCC GTGAGTCCAACAGCCAGATGGTGTCTCTGACAGATGAATTGTCTCAGAAGAACATGGAGCTGCTTAGACACCAGGAGGAAATTGCTCAGCTGCTCTCTCAGATAGTGGAGCTGCAACACAGAGTGAAGGAG CTGGCGTTGGAGAAAGAGGAGCTGAGGATCCACCTGCAGGCCTCTAAAGAAGCTCAGCGACAGCTCACAGTAGAG CTGAACGAGTTGGCAGAGAGGAACGCAGAGTGCGTCGAGATGCTTCATGAGTCTCATGAGGAGATAAAAGAACTTCGCAGTAAAAACACGCCCTCTACTGGAATGCGAAGGCACCTGTCCTACGGCCTCTACCCCATG GACTCCCTGGCGGCAGAGATCGAGGGCACCATGAGGAGAGAGCTGAGTGTGGAGGAAGAAACCGCCTTTCAGGACCAAAG GATATCCCAGAAGCGAGTCTTCCAAACGGTCCGCTCCGTCAATACCGTGACATCGCGGCCAGCTTCAGCCACTCCtccaatccctggctcaggacaGAGCTCTCTGGTGATGACTGCACAGCCTTTCCAGTCCAATCAAGG GGAGGAGGTGCGAATGGGGCAGCCCGGCTCTCCTGGAGGAAACGACCTCACCAGAGCCCTCCACCGCCTGTCGCTGCGGCGACATAACTTCCTGTCagagcgtcagttcttccaggCGGAGCGCGAGAAGAAGTTACAGTCCCTTGCAGGGGCGGAGGCAGATggagagagcagctgctgcagctcaccaATGGGCAGCGTGCTCTCTTCTTACTCGAACCTTTCAGAGCTCTCATTCAGCTCCAGTGCTTTTAAGACCTTCCTCCCTGAAAAGCTTCAGATCGTCAAACCCATGGAAG GTTCACTGACGCTCCATCACTGGCAGCAGCTGGCCAAACCACACCTGGCCACCATCCTGGACCCACACCCAGGCGTTGTGACAAAGGGTTTCCGGCCACTGGCTCAGGATGCTGTCTACCGCCTGTCTGACatggaggaagatgaagaggacgaAGAGCACGGAGGGACAAGCGTCCTGGAGAAGGGGACAGCAGAGCGGGGTAAGGAagtggaggatgaggatgaggacgaGGACGACGGTGGGATCACTTTCAAGGTGCGCTACACATCTACGCCTGAGGAGAGAAAGGACAGAAAGCATTCGgtgcctcctcttcctgtccCACCTCTCTCCCCCACAATGGCGACATCGTCCTCCTTGGTTAGGTCAGACATTTGTCTGACACCTGCACTTCATGTCGCTGGCACATCCAGCCATTCATCTCAGCCCATTCCAAGAGCCTCTACAGCAACAGTCCAACCCCAGAGTCAGATTTGCTCCTCAGTATCAACAACAGCATCTTCCACTG TCCAAAATCCAGGAAAGTGTCAGAGCTCCACCTTCTCCACCTACACCTTCACAACCTGCCGCATCCTGCACCCCAGTGACATCACACAGGTCACCCCAAG TTCGCAGTCGTCTCTCATGGCCAACACTCCGAGCTCCATGAGGACAGGTCCCAGTACCCCTGTGACCCCCTGCAGACTGAGCCTGGGCGACTCCTTCCCCCCTCGACGCCCCCCAGCGCCTACCAGCAGCCTGGCCAAGCTGGTCCTGGAGAGGGGCATATCTGCACAAGTGTCCACTGACACCCCACCTGCATTGCCGAAAAGCACACCTAGGCAGCccctcttctgtttcctcccAAACACGCCCCCTAACTCCCCCTCCCACTCgccttctccctctcctgtgCCCTCAGATTCTCGCCAGCACCCCGCCGACAATTTCCTCGCCTCGCGACCAGCAGAGCTTTTCCTCCAGGACGTTTATGGACTTAATCTTGGCCGTGCCCCTCATCCCGACCTACCGAGCCCCTCCCAGAACACCCCAGCCATCGTCCCTCGAGCCAGGCCCGACACAGTCAACGTTGGACTGGTGGAGAGGCTACGGCGGCTGGGATTCACTAAGGTGCTCCACGGCTCTGAATCTGAGGCCTCAGTGCCTCGCCAGGATTCTGCCACTTTTGTGTCGGCAGGCGGAGGGAGCTTATTGGACGGCCTGAGGCGCAACCAAAGCCTCCCAGCCATGATTGGTGCCAGAGCTGGAAAGACATCTGGTAACCCCAAACCTCCACTACACCCCACCTCCCTGGCCCTCCCCCCACCACCTTGGGGAAACCTTAAAGAGCGCCGTCGGCATCTCGCCTCCGTCTCTCATGTTCCATCAGGTTCAGCCAAGCGCTGA